Genomic window (Lampris incognitus isolate fLamInc1 chromosome 3, fLamInc1.hap2, whole genome shotgun sequence):
ATGCATCACTGTGACTTGCGATAAGATCAGCGTTCACCGCAGAGTCCACATGGCGTCTGTGAATGATGCGGAAGCCTTCCATTAAGAACATGCTCTCCAATTTATGTGGCTGCTTTCATAATACATTTTGAAGTATGTGGCCTTTCTTGGTAACAGACAGCTATAGCTCAGCTAGCCCATTTATAACTCAGAGTGGGCTCCAGCAGTAAATGCTAGGCTTAGGGAAGTATCATGTGGGTCCGCTACAAAGAGAACACAAAACCATTTTGAATTGCCTGGGCTGGGCAGGAGTTCACATTACAGAGGTGATTCAGCTGTGAGGTCACACAaggcaggggggaaaaaagatactgGGGGCACTGAGAGGCATTAGACTGACACCTTCTGGTTTCAGAGGGGCGTCAAAACCGGTTCCCCTCCCAAGCCACGCCCACCAGCACGGTACATTTGGCCTCAGTAGGACTCGGTTCTCTGTGGTGGAGATGGTGTCTTTGTGTGACAATAGATGTTAGCACAGAGCTGTCACAcatttgcttcttctttttttttttagataggaGCAGGACAAGAAAAGAGAACACAGCTCAAATGTATGTCGAGTTGCTTCCACAAAACAATTTTGGATTCCCATTGGGAGTTGTTATTTtcagtggttagcgaggtcgcctcacaactagaaggtcctgggttcgagccccggggtagtccaaccttgagggtcgtcccgggtcgtcctctgtgtggcgtttgcatgttctccccgtgtctgtgtgggtttcctgcgggtgctccggtttcctcccacaatccaaagacatgtaggtcagatgaatcggccatactaaaaaaattgtccctaggtgtgactgtgtgtgtgtgtgtgtgtgtgtgtgtgtgtgtgtgtgtgtgtgtgtgtgtgtgtgtgtgtgtgtgtgtgtgtgtgtgtgtgtgtgtgtcggccctgtgatggattggcggcctgtccagagtgtcaccctgcctgctgcccaagagcaggataagcggtttggataatggatggatggaagttgtgCTGAACTAGCTGCATCGCACTTTCATTCAGTCCTAAAATCATGTACATGTTCCCCCTCGAGAAAGGAAATCTCATATTTATTTGTTTCTATTAGGACCAGATGGATAAAGCAGGCCACACACACAACCTTTTAGAGTTAGTTGTGGATGTGCTAGTTGTAGCTAGTATCAAATACTTGATATGAAAGATGAGTTTTGACATTAGACAACAAGGGAGCTGACTCACTAAATGATTTGTTGGCACCATGAATAGTCCAAACTATTGCACTCTAGGAAAATATGTTTTTATTATCTGAACAACAAAATGAGACATAAGCAGTAAAAGCTACTCACAGGTGACGGTTCTGTTTTGTTTGACTATCCATAAGAAACAGAGCAGCACGCTGGCTAATGTGTTGATAGAAAGTAGTCTGAAGTCGATATAAAGGCTCCAAAGGCTTCTTGGATTCTTAAAGAGAGTTATTCAGCAAGAGAGGAACATTTAACAGTCTTACAAAAATTAGGAAGGCAGATCATATGGTCTTACATGAAGAAGCACAAGCTATGCTAAATCTGGTTGACATCACAAATGTCTTTGACGGCACTGCTGCAGGGACCTCAGGGTGTCCCGGCTGAACTGGTAGGTGAGCTTCTTCTTCACCTTGAAAATCTCCCCGGAGTGGGCGTAGTTCCTCAGGGCCCGGGACATCTTCTGGTAAGTCATCGGCCTCTTGTTGCCTTTCCTCTGTCCCCAGAGCGCTGCCACCTGGTCCTTGTTCCTGGATGAGAACTGAAACACCCCAGCAGCAGCTGGCACCCAGAACACACAGTGGGCCATGCATGGGTCCTCCAACATCTCAAACAGAAAGTGAAAGAGGCGCAGCTTCCTACCTGCAGTCACAGGGGGCACAGAGGAGGGATGAGAAGCACGCCAGCTGTCTCATGATGTAAAATAACTAACAGAAGGTGTTCAATTTTATGATTTCACAAAATCTCCATCTGTACTTTAGATCTGCAGGTAAAGATTGTCAGCAGATTTAAATGAGAGCTTAAAAAGACGATCCAGCTCAGGTGGTGTAAGACCTAGGACACCGCAACTGGCCGTGTCCCACTCAACAGCATTTTAGATAAGTGCAGAGCTAACCATTTCCTCAAAAAATTCTCGTAAAAATtgcggtgatggtggtggtggtggtcaacACATGCCATGAGGGTGTAGTTTTAAACATTATGGCTAACTGGTTGGTATGTAAAACGCTTGGCTCCATTGTCGCTTTACAGTAAGAGGAAGGACTGTTATTTGCTCTCATGGTATTGTTTACCCCCGAGCTATCAACTAGACCATTAACAGTATCCAATGACCCCCCAAAAAAGGAGAACTCACCTGCCCTGgccgctgtggtgtggtgtgtggatgGTTGCCCTGCAGGTAAAAGGTGTGGCTGTGAGCCACATGCAGACAATGTGCCAGTGTTTTGGCTGGGCGTCCCGGTGGCATCTTGGGACAGCACCGGTTGCAGGACAGGTGCGGGGATCTTCACGGAAATAGTCAAAATGAGGAAACCAGAGGGCAAAATATCGAATAAACTGCGTCAGTGAGGTCCCTGCACATAAATCATTCACATCTCTCTGCTCAAAATTCATGCAATAATGTTTGAAATCGGGTGGGAAATAGGTCCAAAACAAGCATACAAAGATATTTACAGGTGGTTCACAGCCGATCCAGCCCTGCTCACAAGATGGCTCCTCGACAGGAGCACTTCTCATCCAGTTGACATCATCCGCTGGAAAGGCAAAAAGTGGATGCTGAAGCTGAAATGGTAACGGAATGTCGTTATGATTTCCTTGTTAAGGAGCCAGTTTTTGCCCCTACCATCTGCAGGATAGCTCTGCCTGTAGTACTCCTCTAGGAAGTCCAAGATCACCTCCAAATCAGACTGGTTCTCCTGGAAAGAATCCTGTTGAAAAGGAGCATCGGTTTTCAGTAGAAACAACTGTCAATATGTCTGCCAACTGATTAGTTTACAGACAAAAGTCACAGTTATACTGAAAAGGTCATGGTTGGGATAGGGTTTCCGCTTTACCATCATTGTGTGGCGCTCACTCTGACGCAGTACAATCCTTGCAGATTTTGGCCTCCTTCGTTTTACGCCGAGCCGAGTCTTGAGACAAACTACACGGAGGATGGGACACGCAGACTCTTATTATACCCTCCTGGCGTCTGGGCTTTCTCCTCGACACCAGACTTTTTCTGCCATTGTCTCACAAAAACAATGGCCAGCATCCCACAGAGCCCACCGCCATGTCAGCCCACTCTCACAGCACTGACCACATCCTCCCCGCTCAGCGAGATAAGACAGGCCTGCAGGCTGGCTGCACATGAGGCCGCCTCTGCAGGGAAAGCATAACTTCTATCATAGCCCACCCCCCATAGAGATGTGTGTCTAACGTTTTATGTTGTtgtgatgttttgttttgggtttttttgctaAAGTTGAGCAAGGCCACCTTCATGCATTATAGTCCCTCACGTCCATCGAGCCTATTCGGCACAACTCGATGGTAGGGTTtcgcctcttcttttttttccgatTTAGGCAAATCCAAAGGGCAATAAGGGTGAGAGTGCTGGGGTTTGGATTTTATTTCATTATGTTGGAAAAGTCTAGCAGTGATGAGGGAGTGTAGATTGAATTATTGTTAATGTAAGGAGAACGAGCAGCTTGAGAAAttgtaagagaaaaaaaaacagcacacatTTATCGATAAACTATGTAAAAACAATACGAATCCCTCAAAAATATCACTGAAAATATTTACATGTGTTGCTAGTGTGGTATGTCTTTATACTTGGTGGTCTGGCTGTTGGGATATTTGTCGAGGAAACAGTGCTATAGAGTCATTATTTACCCTGTTCTGTCAGGCTTGgatggtaaaatggtaaatggactgcatttatacggcacttttccagtctaccgaccactcaaagcactttacagtgtacacctcacattcacccattcacacactgacggtggaggctgccatgcaaggcaccaacctgctcatcaggagcagttagggggggttcagtgtcttgttcaAGGCCGCTTcggcacgctctctggaggagccggggatcgaaccgctctacctcctgagccgtgcCGATTATCGGGCTTGTGAATGAGATCACTATGTCTTCATTTCCCTCAGACCCATCAGGAGGATGGTCAGGATGAGAGTACACGCTGTAAGATTAGCACTTCTGTTTCATCACATGAGCAACATCAAGGAAGGATGACGGCACGCAGATTGATTCACTGTTTATGTGGGGACACTCCAAAGTCCGACAAATCACGTACAGTAAAACAGAAACATGCTTACTGGTACACAGCAAATAAAGAACATCACTAGTGTTTCTACTTTGTTAACAATGCTTACCCTCCACTACAGAATGGACAGTACACTAAAAAAAAGTGTTGGctttacatttaaaaaaattatGTACATCGGTTGCACGTATTGAAGTTATGTTTTCTGAAAATAATGTATTTATGCTTATGAACGACTTTATTTACTTATGAATCATGTCTTAAATACGAACTGCATTTTTGTAAATtgtacagccccccccctcctttttcagtGTAGTTACGTGCCATTACATCATTTGGTTGATCTCCTGGAGCAACACAGACGTGGTGTATACACTGAATACTTGTACCCAGGGGTGGATTTGAGGGGGGATACAGGGGGATGGatggcaccccccccccgttgttATAAAACAGACCAAAACACGTCATTGTAAAACTGCCATTCTCCCTTCCCATCCCCGCTGGGTTAACAGTGCTGTGTGATATATCTTAATCGAGGATCATTAGTACTTATCAAGAAATTGATTATCGATTAGTTATCGATATTACCGATTTGTACAACGGTAGTTTTGCCCTCGACTGTATGGGGACTTCTGCCTATCATCAAAAGCGTCCCAAACACACCCTTGGTGTAAGAACTCTTGGATATGTGGAGCCTGTTTACCGTtcaaaggtggtggtggtgttttctGAAGCACCTCTGCGCACCGTCCACCGGACCCCACCAccccacttttgttttgttttttacaaatcAACCACTGGTTTTATCAGCAAGTATGAACAGAAGCAATTCGTCATTTTAATAATAGCGAACTATGTACAGCTCTCCCATCAACCCCCTTGTCTCCTGCAAACCACGGATATTAAAGTTTTACGGCGTCTGGGCCGATCAGAGGATGTGATCCCGTCTTAAGTCTCGCGATACCTCCTCCAAGCTACTGCTGGGAAGCTGTTCTCGCCACACTGGCAGATATTATTGACTGTTTCAAGAAAGTGCGCTTGTTTCTGGTGATAGACCTTATTTactccaacaaaaaaaagaaaggaagattATCTTACATCGGGTTTCTTTTTAGATTTGATTTCCTATTTCGTGAGAATTCCCTAAAACAATCAGGAAACAAGTACACTCTGTTCACACAAGCAATATCACCTACCAGTGTAAAGCAATATCTTAAAATAAACATTATGAGACATAGAACAAGATAAAATCCATTGACAAGgtgtattttgtttgttttgttttgtttggcagCGCTGTGTTTCTGAACGTGTGCTCTCGTTTTCACTTTGTCAAGCCCCCCTCTAGGATCACGCCTTTGGGACGCCGTGCGCCGTGAAGCCGCTGCTCAGCTCGTAGTGCTCATGCGGAGGGTAATGTCCGTACCAGCTGGGCCAGTCCGGCAGGGTGGCGCCGTAGCAGCTCTGCTCGGGCGGCACGTTCTGCGGCGCCCGAGCCGCCTCGTGCGCGGCGTGGGCGGCCGCGTGCCTGGAGAGTTTGGCGGCGCCGAGCCGCTGGAGGATCACGGGATTGAACTGGTAGGTGAGTTTGCGGCGCACCTTGATGATCTCGCCCGTGCGGCTGTAGTTGCGCAACGCCCGGGCCATCTTCTGGTAGGTCATGGTCTTGCGGTTGCCCTTGCGCTGCCCCCAGCACTCCGCCAGCTTCTCCTTGTTCTTGGAGACGAAGTGGAAGGTCCCGCTGCCGCTGTCCGTCCACTGGATGGAGTCCCCCATGTTGGGGTCATTCAGGGCTTCGTGCAGGTATTCGTAGAGGCGCAGCTTCTTGCGACCTGGGGCGAACCAAGCATTgagaggtgagggggggggggactttgaaCTTCATGGGAGTTGATAATGACAGGAACTGGAATGATGAAAAGTCCAACTTGTTCAGtgaaaccaagcagcagttatcTTAGGAACGAGAAAGCTCATAGTCACTACTATCTGGTGTCTTGGAGCCTGTAATATCCATAACTTGGCAATCCTTCCACTAAATTACACGTTTTAGCATTTCAGTACACTATAGTGTGTTCGTAGCCTACAATAGCTCCAAGGCCGGCTTGCAGAAGGCATCCTGTGCTCGAAATAAAAAGCTCcacattttgagaaaaaaaagaccCACCGCTTTTAGCAGGCTGACTGAAGCATTGTGGATGTAAAGGTGATGTCATGGCAGTGTCAGATTCACATGGCAACACTACTTTGAGATAATACAAGTTCATTCAGTGAGTTTAActtaaataactttttttttacctgcaCATCGTGTACGTGGGTGATGAAAAATGTGATCACCTTTGTTGTTCTTCTGTACAGGTAAGACTGAGTAGAACTGAGGGGTCTCCACTGACACCGGGTGACACAAGGAGACGTCGGGAATGACCTGAGGCCACAGCTGCTGCTGGAAAACGAACCTTGGTGAGTCACAaatcttcagttttttttttctgcatcacacacacacacacacacacacacacacacacacacacacacacacacacatgcatacacacatgcatacagtcATGGGCTCTTGCTCTTTGTACACAACTTACAGTTATGTCGTTCCAGTCGCACACGGGGGTGGTGGGTACGTCTGATGGGTGTGTGATGAGGCAGCAGGAGATCTGACACACAGGAGGCTGCTGGGGACCCAGAGTCTCATAGTAGTTATAATCTGGATGGGGGCAAAAAAATACTCATCAAATTCAGACATTGATACACTTATCACGCTTTGTCATGTTATGGTAAGAagggattaaaaaaaagattaaagtACGATAAAGTTGACGGGACTTTTGCTGTATCCTGTTTCATATTCACGGTCATATTTTGGCGCGCCTTGGACGGGCGATGTCGTTTGGAGAGCCTGTCTTGAGCGTGCTGTGGGAGATTTACCTTGACCGCAGAACGAATTATCCGAGTGCTGCTGAATCACATCGATGGCGTCCTGGAAATGCTGGTTGATGTCGTTGTCCAAGGAAGTCTTGGAGTGGAGCGGCAGGTAtgggaaaaaatatatattattcaTTCTACCGCAACTAGTTGAAAAGCAGTGCACCATGCACATCTTTCTCGTTAGGGGTGAATGTTGCCCACATTCACAAACTGCAGATAAATCAAGTGAATGATTGATTAATGGAAGCATCCTCATGACTCACCATCTTGTAGGATTGAGCGATGTCCTCGGCCAAGGCCATTGCTCGCCAAAGAGGTCAAGTGAAGCTCGGACTTGTGCAGGTGCGTACGTATATATACATGTCACCGACCTCTAATACCTGCTCACCGTATGTCCAAAATGAACAAGCGGAGAGGCCAGGTGATTTAAATGTGGCAACGTCACAATGCAGCTCcacacttctctttttttttttttttggatgaacgGATCAGATAGAGTGGTCTGACCATCACACTGTCACAGTATGGAGATCACAATCTCCAAACAACAAACCTTCTTCTATTGCCTCTGCAGCCCAGGAACATCACTCGGTGCCCCAAAGATTTGCATACCTGGGGGAGATAGTTATCTAAAATACACATTTGTAATAAATGGTCTTTTGTGATGCCGTTTACTGTAAGTTGAAATGTGACCGCACAGAGTTAAGGCCTTCGGGGTTTATTTTCAGCCCGACCTGGGTTTGATGGCCATATTTGCATGTTTTGCTGTCTTAACATAACCCTGTGGTCGGCCCGTGTGTGATGTTGTGCAACTGGAGCAATGCAATTTCAATAAACCTCGAGCAGGATTTACTTATTAAGAGTAATACGCTTCAGATTGTTTACTCATAGCTGTTTAGCACAGTGCCCTTTTATTACCGGTAGTAAAGCGGCCAACCGTTAGCACATTTCCACAGCTATTCGCAGGCATCACAAAAGCTTGACATTTTAAAAAATACGAAATAATTCAAATTATTACCTCTTTTTTTTGCACGTTGATCTCTCTATTGCCAAAAAAAACTATCGACGGCATCAAGAACATTTATTCTTTTTATAATGATTAAAATTGCAGTTGGGACGTTAATTTGGAGACATTTCAGATTGAATTTCTAAATCTGGTCTTTAGAAATTTTGATTTGTTTACTTGTTTAATTTGTCAAGGGGGACTTTTTACTGCGTGTTTTGGTATTTTGTTTACTTGCAAAAACAAGTGAAATGAAAACATTCTCTCCACCTTTTCATCACTTTGACTCATCTGTTTCCGTGCACAGTGTCTACGTCATGGAGGATCATTTGCGGGGCACCAGAAGATCCGCTGTGTTTTTGGGCAGGATGCTGTGGCTCATTGGCGTCCCCCGCTTATGGTTAATATAAACCCCGGCCAATCGGGCTGAGCGCTCGTCTCCTCTCTCGCACTGTTTGCAGATAAGACTGTCAGATGAGGGTAAATATAAATCTACTTTACCTCCTATTATTGTCCTCTCATTTCCATATGATATTATTTTCGGTCGCTGCAAATCATTTATTCATGAACGAAAACTGATGTGGGGATGTGCCAGCACCACCTCTCAGGGTTTCATGTTGAGTCCTGCCTAACGTTTTATGAAACGCAAGACATGGTCAATGATGCCGTTCTGAATGagcaaatatctatctatctatctatctatctatctatctatctatctatctatctatctatctatctatctatctatctatctatctatctatctatctatctatctatctgtctatctgtctatctgtctgtctgtctgtctgtctgtctgtctgtctgtctgtctgtctctatctacctatctatctgtctgtctctgtccatctgtctatctctatctatctatctatctatctatctatctatctatctatctatctatctatctatctatctatctatctatctatctatctatctatctatctatctatctatctatctatctatctatctatctatctatctatctatctatctatctatctgtctgtctgtctctgtccatctgtctatctctatctatctatctatctatctatctatctatctatctatctatctatctatctatctatctatctatctatctatctatctatctatctatctatctatctatctatctatctatctgtctgtctttctgtctctatctatctatctatctatctatctatctatctatctatctatctatctatctatctatctatctatctatctatctatctatctatctatctatctatctatctgtctgtctgtctctgtccatctgtctatctctatctatctatctatctatctatctatctatctatctatctatctatctatctatctatctatctatctatctatctatctatctatctatctatctatctatctatctatctatctatctatctatctatctatctatctatctatctatctatctatctatcgtctgtctttctgtctctatctatctatctatctatctatctatctatctatctatctatctatctatctatctatctatctatctatctatctatctatctatctatctatctatctatctgtctgtctgtctgtctgtctgtctgtctgtctgtctgtctgtctgtctgtctgtctgtctgtctgtctgtctgtctgtctgtctgtccagcccatgtaatttccatctctctctcgctctcgctctctctctctctctctctctctctcgctgctgtctctgtttgtctgtctgtctgtctgtctgtctgtctgtctgtctgtctctctcgtgctgattctgtctatctgtctcgttctctctctctctgtctgtccatctgtctctgtctatctctctctctttctgtctcgctctctctgtctgtctgtatggctgtctgtctctctctcgctctgattctgtctgtcactgattctgtctatctatctgtctctctgattctgtctgtctgtctcgctctcactcttgctgtctgtctgtctgtctctctgtttctgtctgtctgtctctctctgattctgtctgtctctctctctgtctctctgccgtaATTGGACCCTTGCTGGGAGTGCAGGTTAAGGAGGTACGTGTGCTTGTAAAAGTTAATGGTTAATAGTGACATGAGCCCCGTCGAACGCAGACCCGTGCCTGGCTAGTGAGGCCGACGCCCTCTTCAAATAAACAGCAGCTTTCTGAGAAGCTCATTTGTCATGGCCGTACAGTTTTAACAGACTCGCTCTTGAAGTTCCCCTTTCAGCTTAGTTAAATGTGACTGCGGCGTTGGTCACCATCAAATAGGTGTTGAGGGGAAAAGTTTAGGAACACAAAGAGACGAGGATGCACAGATTACAGCTAGTTATAAGAGCTGGAAATCAACTCACCTGAATATGTCCGTCCAGGCAGATACAGCGGCACTTATTATTTTCATAATGAGTCATTATATCGTTATTCTTCGGTCATTTATTTTGGCTTATTCTAATTAGTGTACAAATATGGCATTGTGAGGGCAACGTTTTCAGGCTTTGCTTagccagcatgtgtgtgtgtgcgtgcgtgcgtgtgtgtgtgtgtgcgtgtgtgtgtgtgtgtgtgtgtgtgtgtgcttttcctGTCTGTGCAGTGTGCTGATAAAAACGCAGAACCACAACCTATCTCCTTTTTCCCTCTCCGTCTTTCCCTCTCCCCATTCATGGTGAAACCCCTGTCAGATGGACTCCATAAATTAACAACCACAACGCCCTGGCTGAAACAACACCCCGAGAGGCTTCATTGTGGAATGCAGGGTCTAATATTCCTCATTAAG
Coding sequences:
- the spi2 gene encoding transcription factor Spi-B — encoded protein: MAEKVWCRGESPDARRDSFQENQSDLEVILDFLEEYYRQSYPADADDVNWMRSAPVEEPSCEQGWIGCEPPIPAPVLQPVLSQDATGTPSQNTGTLSACGSQPHLLPAGQPSTHHTTAARAGRKLRLFHFLFEMLEDPCMAHCVFWVPAAAGVFQFSSRNKDQVAALWGQRKGNKRPMTYQKMSRALRNYAHSGEIFKVKKKLTYQFSRDTLRSLQQCRQRHL
- the spic gene encoding transcription factor Spi-C isoform X1; translation: MALAEDIAQSYKMTSLDNDINQHFQDAIDVIQQHSDNSFCGQDYNYYETLGPQQPPVCQISCCLITHPSDVPTTPVCDWNDITQQLWPQVIPDVSLCHPVSVETPQFYSVLPVQKNNKGDHIFHHPRTRCAGRKKLRLYEYLHEALNDPNMGDSIQWTDSGSGTFHFVSKNKEKLAECWGQRKGNRKTMTYQKMARALRNYSRTGEIIKVRRKLTYQFNPVILQRLGAAKLSRHAAAHAAHEAARAPQNVPPEQSCYGATLPDWPSWYGHYPPHEHYELSSGFTAHGVPKA
- the spic gene encoding transcription factor Spi-C isoform X4 — its product is MALAEDIAQSYKMTSLDNDINQHFQDAIDVIQQHSDNSFCGQDYNYYETLGPQQPPVCQISCCLITHPSDVPTTPVCDWNDITQLWPQVIPDVSLCHPVSVETPQFYSVLPVQKNNKGRKKLRLYEYLHEALNDPNMGDSIQWTDSGSGTFHFVSKNKEKLAECWGQRKGNRKTMTYQKMARALRNYSRTGEIIKVRRKLTYQFNPVILQRLGAAKLSRHAAAHAAHEAARAPQNVPPEQSCYGATLPDWPSWYGHYPPHEHYELSSGFTAHGVPKA
- the spic gene encoding transcription factor Spi-C isoform X2; the protein is MALAEDIAQSYKMTSLDNDINQHFQDAIDVIQQHSDNSFCGQDYNYYETLGPQQPPVCQISCCLITHPSDVPTTPVCDWNDITQLWPQVIPDVSLCHPVSVETPQFYSVLPVQKNNKGDHIFHHPRTRCAGRKKLRLYEYLHEALNDPNMGDSIQWTDSGSGTFHFVSKNKEKLAECWGQRKGNRKTMTYQKMARALRNYSRTGEIIKVRRKLTYQFNPVILQRLGAAKLSRHAAAHAAHEAARAPQNVPPEQSCYGATLPDWPSWYGHYPPHEHYELSSGFTAHGVPKA
- the spic gene encoding transcription factor Spi-C isoform X3, yielding MALAEDIAQSYKMTSLDNDINQHFQDAIDVIQQHSDNSFCGQDYNYYETLGPQQPPVCQISCCLITHPSDVPTTPVCDWNDITQQLWPQVIPDVSLCHPVSVETPQFYSVLPVQKNNKGRKKLRLYEYLHEALNDPNMGDSIQWTDSGSGTFHFVSKNKEKLAECWGQRKGNRKTMTYQKMARALRNYSRTGEIIKVRRKLTYQFNPVILQRLGAAKLSRHAAAHAAHEAARAPQNVPPEQSCYGATLPDWPSWYGHYPPHEHYELSSGFTAHGVPKA